From Paenibacillus sp. GP183, one genomic window encodes:
- a CDS encoding DMT family transporter, which yields MVNARWIAVVLVIIGASSYGILSSFIKIAFASGFKDGQITVAQITAGALMLWILVAFNKKSWVNPFRGPWIQLACIGIFGLSLTTIFYNSSLTHLDASLSIVLLFQFTWMTIAMDCIARKRLPRPNETLAIIVIMIGTLLDVNIFGANWSQLSGKGILFGLLSGLTYSLFLFMTGQVKSDLPPLMKSAVMITAAIPMIYLVYPPNIFLDGNTLQLLGWGLMLGFFGQVVPTIAFNVGIPRIGSTLAAMLGSIELPVAIVAAFLLLGEPVLLVQWLGMILILAGILLSEKRSRAEIAKIVRNER from the coding sequence ATGGTTAACGCACGATGGATAGCTGTCGTATTGGTGATTATAGGAGCCTCAAGCTACGGCATTTTATCTTCTTTTATTAAAATAGCCTTTGCGTCAGGCTTCAAGGATGGTCAAATTACAGTTGCGCAGATAACGGCAGGCGCCTTGATGCTTTGGATACTTGTGGCTTTCAACAAAAAATCGTGGGTGAACCCATTTCGGGGTCCATGGATCCAACTGGCGTGCATCGGAATTTTTGGGCTGTCTTTAACAACTATTTTTTATAATAGTTCATTAACGCATTTGGATGCCTCTTTATCGATTGTTTTACTGTTTCAGTTTACTTGGATGACGATTGCCATGGATTGTATAGCCCGAAAGCGGTTACCGAGACCGAATGAAACTCTGGCTATAATTGTTATTATGATCGGGACGCTGCTTGACGTTAATATATTTGGGGCAAATTGGAGTCAGTTGAGCGGTAAAGGTATTCTGTTCGGGCTGCTATCCGGATTGACCTATAGTTTGTTTTTGTTTATGACGGGGCAGGTCAAAAGTGATCTTCCTCCGCTCATGAAATCGGCGGTCATGATCACCGCGGCGATTCCGATGATTTATCTTGTTTATCCGCCCAATATATTTCTCGATGGAAATACGTTACAATTATTGGGTTGGGGTCTGATGCTCGGATTTTTCGGACAAGTGGTTCCCACAATAGCCTTCAATGTTGGAATCCCCAGGATCGGCAGCACCCTTGCTGCTATGTTAGGATCCATAGAGCTTCCGGTAGCGATTGTTGCCGCATTTTTGCTCCTTGGAGAACCGGTACTGCTCGTTCAATGGCTGGGCATGATCCTTATTCTTGCAGGCATTTTGTTGTCCGAGAAGAGATCCAGGGCAGAGATCGCAAAAATTGTAAGGAATGAACGTTAA
- the ppc gene encoding phosphoenolpyruvate carboxylase — MIENGASLQKQTANNLLRRDVRFLGQILGEVLVHQGGQDLLDVVEKIREMSKSLRAHYVPEIYEEFKHTIRSLDPEIRHQVIRAFAIYFQLVNIAEQNHRIRRKRDYERTSGESIQPGSIESVVQELKHQNLPKDEVQEILQTISLELVMTAHPTEAMRRAVLDINLRISSDVMQLDDPSLTYREREQLHEKLLGEVLNLWQTDELRDRKPTVIDEVRNGLYFFDETLFNVLPDVYLELERCLSKYYPQEEWHVPSFLKFGSWIGGDRDGNPSVTSKVTWETLGLHRQLALQKYEEQLKETVKQMSFSKNIVNVSDELLESIQKDRDALGNTQDVWRNEKEPYRIKVTYMIEKIHNTGNPAISDSQKYNNPDEFIQDLRIMDKSLRGHYANYVADEYIKKLIRQAELFGFHLAALDIRQHSKEHEMAMTEILAKMGIASDYNKLSEDDKVALLSSLLDEPRPITSPYLQYSENTQECLDVYKTVQRAQVEFGRNCISSYLISMTAGASDLLEVLVFAKEAGLYRKEADGTVTSTIQSVPLFETIDDLHAAPEIMTTLLDIPAYRATLDPAAPLHEIMLGYSDSNKDGGVITANWELRMALQNITKAAQKFGVKLKFFHGRGGALGRGGMPLNRSILAQPAETIGGGIKITEQGEVLSSRYSLQGIAYRSLEQATFALVKAATLAHDPQIDESDVKWESIMKGISQHAQTKYQDLIFRDEDFLTFFKESTPLPEVGELNIGSRPSKRKNSDRFEDLRAIPWVFAWTQSRYLLPAWYAAGSGLQSFYQNKPENLEILKQMYEEWSFFRSMIDNVQMALAKSDMLIAKEYGSLVKEPQLAERIYTLIKEEYDLSSSLILQITGQKEILDNVPVIQESIRLRNPYVDPLSYMQVELIKELREQRDRDEDDAILLREVLLTINGIAAGLRNTG, encoded by the coding sequence ATGATAGAGAACGGTGCTTCGTTACAAAAGCAAACCGCCAATAACCTGCTGAGAAGAGACGTACGATTTTTAGGCCAGATTTTAGGAGAAGTTTTGGTTCATCAGGGTGGTCAAGATCTGCTGGATGTTGTTGAAAAGATCAGGGAAATGAGCAAATCTCTAAGAGCGCATTATGTTCCTGAGATCTATGAGGAATTCAAGCATACGATTCGTTCCCTGGATCCGGAAATTCGACACCAGGTTATACGTGCATTCGCGATTTATTTTCAATTGGTGAATATTGCCGAGCAAAATCATCGAATTCGCCGTAAGCGGGATTACGAGCGCACCTCAGGAGAATCCATTCAACCGGGCTCTATTGAAAGTGTGGTTCAGGAGCTCAAGCATCAAAACCTGCCGAAAGATGAAGTGCAGGAAATTTTGCAGACTATTTCCTTGGAGCTGGTGATGACGGCTCACCCTACAGAAGCTATGCGCAGAGCTGTGCTCGATATCAATTTGCGCATTTCGAGCGATGTAATGCAGCTTGATGATCCTTCCTTGACTTACCGCGAAAGAGAGCAGCTTCATGAGAAGCTTTTGGGAGAAGTGCTTAATTTGTGGCAGACGGATGAGCTTCGTGACCGTAAGCCGACAGTCATTGATGAGGTGCGAAATGGCCTCTACTTTTTTGATGAGACGTTGTTTAACGTTCTCCCGGATGTGTATCTCGAACTTGAGCGCTGCTTATCCAAGTATTATCCGCAAGAAGAGTGGCATGTTCCATCCTTCCTGAAGTTTGGCTCGTGGATTGGCGGAGACCGTGATGGGAACCCATCCGTTACGTCCAAAGTAACTTGGGAAACACTGGGATTGCATCGTCAGTTGGCCCTGCAGAAATATGAAGAGCAGCTGAAGGAAACCGTGAAGCAAATGAGCTTCAGCAAAAATATTGTCAACGTCAGCGATGAACTGCTCGAGTCGATCCAAAAGGATCGGGATGCTCTAGGCAATACCCAGGACGTTTGGCGTAATGAAAAGGAACCTTATCGGATTAAGGTTACTTATATGATAGAAAAAATTCATAACACCGGAAATCCGGCGATTTCGGACTCGCAAAAGTACAACAATCCGGATGAATTCATTCAGGATCTGCGGATTATGGATAAGAGCTTGCGCGGTCACTACGCGAATTATGTAGCGGACGAGTACATCAAAAAGCTGATCCGCCAGGCCGAGCTGTTTGGCTTTCACCTGGCGGCTTTGGATATCAGGCAGCACAGCAAAGAACATGAAATGGCCATGACGGAGATTTTGGCGAAAATGGGCATTGCTTCAGACTATAATAAGCTCTCTGAAGATGACAAAGTAGCCTTGCTCAGTTCCCTTCTGGATGAGCCTAGACCGATTACATCTCCTTACCTGCAATATTCGGAGAACACGCAGGAGTGCCTGGACGTTTATAAAACCGTGCAGCGAGCTCAAGTGGAGTTTGGACGGAATTGTATATCAAGCTACTTAATCAGTATGACGGCAGGAGCGAGTGACCTGCTTGAGGTATTGGTATTTGCCAAAGAAGCCGGGCTTTACCGCAAGGAAGCTGATGGCACTGTAACCAGTACGATACAATCCGTACCTCTGTTTGAGACCATTGACGACTTGCATGCAGCGCCTGAGATTATGACAACCTTGCTCGACATTCCGGCCTACAGGGCAACTCTGGACCCTGCCGCGCCGCTGCATGAGATCATGCTGGGCTATTCCGACAGCAACAAGGATGGCGGCGTGATCACGGCGAACTGGGAGCTTCGGATGGCGCTGCAGAACATCACAAAGGCCGCCCAGAAATTCGGCGTGAAGCTGAAGTTCTTCCACGGACGCGGAGGCGCGCTGGGACGCGGGGGCATGCCGCTAAACCGCAGTATTCTGGCGCAGCCTGCAGAAACGATTGGCGGCGGCATCAAGATCACCGAGCAAGGTGAGGTGCTTTCTTCGCGCTATTCGCTGCAGGGTATTGCGTATCGCAGCCTGGAGCAGGCAACTTTTGCGTTGGTTAAGGCGGCGACGCTTGCCCACGATCCGCAGATCGATGAATCCGATGTAAAGTGGGAATCGATCATGAAGGGGATTTCGCAGCATGCCCAGACGAAATATCAGGATCTGATCTTCCGGGACGAAGACTTCCTGACGTTCTTCAAGGAATCAACCCCGCTGCCGGAGGTTGGCGAGCTGAATATCGGCTCGCGGCCATCCAAGCGTAAAAATAGCGATCGATTTGAAGATCTAAGAGCGATTCCGTGGGTGTTTGCATGGACGCAGAGCCGTTATTTGCTGCCGGCGTGGTATGCGGCGGGCAGCGGATTGCAGAGCTTTTACCAAAACAAACCGGAAAACCTGGAAATCCTGAAGCAAATGTACGAAGAATGGTCCTTCTTCCGATCCATGATCGATAACGTGCAGATGGCACTTGCCAAATCGGATATGCTGATTGCGAAGGAATATGGAAGCTTGGTTAAGGAACCCCAACTGGCAGAGCGTATCTACACATTAATTAAGGAAGAATATGATTTATCCTCCTCGCTGATTTTACAGATAACCGGACAGAAGGAGATTCTGGATAACGTGCCTGTTATCCAGGAGTCGATTCGACTTCGCAATCCATATGTGGATCCGCTCAGCTATATGCAGGTGGAATTAATTAAGGAGCTTCGGGAACAGCGTGATCGCGATGAAGATGACGCGATTCTGCTTCGAGAAGTGCTGCTTACGATTAACGGAATAGCCGCGGGCTTGAGAAATACAGGCTGA
- a CDS encoding CdaR family protein, with product MDKWLRNTNVVRVIALVIGILLWVVVHMDQKTGTGTTTSISNREETINNVTITKKYDESLYYVSSVSPSNVQVIVRGKDSEVKKLTTSNNYRVELDLTKVGKGEHDLALTPVGFPTTLEVVIVPRTVHVVIEEQQKKEVPVVINVKGTPAAGLKAGQPIVKPNKVYITAPTSRLSEIETVRGEVSVDKADAAVTKQVKLLAYDKNGKEIAVSMNPQVVDVEVPITSPFQTIPLQLKITGDPLKGFAIASIVQTPDKVTVYGKQDVVDKMEFYQGPALNLQNVSASKEYILDIPLLANKITQVDPAKVSIQVEIVPSVTKALENIPITIIGQNDGFNTKVITPDTGKLNITVEGAPKIIDVIKASDVQAIVDVSNLPPGQHPVLVSFNLPSFVKKGALQDILATVEISSKTPASAGPSASPSPSPTKAP from the coding sequence ATGGATAAATGGCTGCGCAATACGAATGTGGTGCGTGTCATCGCGCTGGTGATTGGGATTTTACTTTGGGTTGTCGTCCATATGGACCAGAAAACCGGAACCGGAACCACCACCTCGATCAGCAATCGGGAAGAAACGATAAATAATGTGACCATAACGAAAAAATATGATGAATCTCTTTACTATGTTTCCTCTGTCTCGCCATCGAATGTGCAGGTGATTGTAAGAGGCAAGGACTCTGAAGTCAAGAAGTTAACGACCAGCAACAATTACAGGGTTGAGCTCGATCTGACTAAAGTGGGCAAAGGCGAGCATGATCTGGCCTTGACTCCGGTTGGTTTTCCGACTACCTTGGAGGTCGTGATCGTTCCCCGGACCGTTCACGTCGTGATCGAAGAGCAGCAAAAGAAAGAAGTCCCTGTAGTCATTAATGTAAAGGGGACTCCGGCAGCCGGACTCAAGGCCGGACAGCCTATTGTTAAGCCGAACAAAGTGTACATCACAGCGCCTACCAGCCGTTTATCGGAAATAGAAACTGTACGCGGCGAGGTGTCTGTGGATAAAGCAGATGCTGCGGTTACCAAGCAAGTGAAGCTGCTCGCTTATGACAAGAATGGCAAAGAAATAGCGGTGAGCATGAATCCGCAGGTGGTTGATGTGGAGGTGCCGATAACCAGCCCTTTTCAAACCATTCCTCTACAGCTGAAAATCACAGGTGACCCGCTTAAGGGATTTGCTATTGCGTCTATTGTACAGACTCCTGATAAAGTAACCGTATACGGCAAACAGGATGTAGTAGATAAAATGGAATTTTATCAAGGACCAGCATTGAACCTTCAGAACGTGAGCGCGTCTAAAGAGTATATCCTGGATATTCCGCTGCTGGCTAATAAAATCACTCAGGTGGATCCGGCGAAGGTGTCCATTCAGGTTGAAATTGTCCCATCGGTGACCAAAGCGCTGGAAAATATACCGATTACAATTATTGGGCAAAATGATGGATTCAACACCAAGGTGATTACGCCGGATACCGGCAAATTGAATATAACGGTTGAAGGTGCACCCAAAATCATTGATGTGATTAAGGCATCGGATGTACAGGCAATCGTTGATGTAAGCAATTTGCCGCCTGGACAGCATCCCGTTTTAGTTTCATTTAATCTTCCTTCCTTTGTGAAAAAAGGAGCGCTGCAGGACATTCTGGCTACCGTAGAAATCAGCAGTAAAACACCAGCGAGTGCAGGGCCTTCTGCCAGCCCTAGTCCTAGCCCTACTAAGGCACCATAG
- the cdaA gene encoding diadenylate cyclase CdaA — MDYFAGFSIKDGVDIVIVSYVIYKLILLVRGTRAIQLMKGILVVVVTWVISIWFKLSTLQWMMNQAFTFGVLAIIIIFQPELRRALEQLGRGKLFSRSSTEGDEEINKRIGDVIHAVNYLSKRKIGALIVFEKETGLTDYVESGTAIESKISAELLINIFIPNTPLHDGAVIIRQNLLMAAGCYLPLSENPFISKELGTRHRAAIGMSEVSDAMCIIVSEETGQVSLTMNGHILRDMREESLVFKLFEELKPKTKTNEKNPFLKWRGRSNG, encoded by the coding sequence ATGGATTACTTCGCGGGCTTCTCGATAAAAGATGGTGTTGACATTGTAATCGTGAGCTATGTCATTTATAAACTCATTTTGCTTGTTCGCGGAACAAGAGCCATACAGTTGATGAAAGGGATCCTCGTGGTGGTTGTCACGTGGGTCATCAGTATCTGGTTTAAGCTCAGCACCTTGCAGTGGATGATGAATCAGGCGTTTACATTCGGGGTTCTTGCGATCATCATCATCTTTCAACCGGAGCTTCGCCGCGCTTTGGAGCAGCTCGGAAGAGGCAAACTGTTCAGTCGATCTTCAACGGAGGGCGACGAGGAAATCAACAAGCGGATCGGTGATGTTATTCACGCGGTCAATTATTTGTCGAAACGTAAGATCGGAGCGCTGATCGTGTTTGAAAAGGAGACGGGGCTCACGGATTATGTGGAGTCCGGCACCGCCATTGAAAGCAAGATCAGTGCTGAGCTGTTGATTAATATATTTATTCCCAACACGCCCCTGCATGACGGAGCGGTGATCATACGCCAGAATCTGCTCATGGCCGCCGGATGTTATTTGCCGCTGTCGGAAAACCCTTTTATCAGCAAAGAGCTTGGCACTCGGCATAGAGCTGCAATTGGAATGAGCGAGGTTTCCGATGCCATGTGCATCATTGTATCCGAGGAGACAGGCCAGGTTTCTTTGACGATGAACGGCCATATTTTACGAGACATGAGGGAAGAATCCTTGGTGTTTAAGCTGTTTGAAGAGCTCAAGCCCAAAACGAAAACGAATGAAAAGAACCCTTTCTTGAAATGGAGGGGTCGTTCGAATGGATAA
- the sigW gene encoding RNA polymerase sigma factor SigW: protein MNSVETRLAKLARNGDRGAFAELVDLYKDKIYHLAYRMLNNKHEAEDAVQETFLRVYTNLHRYDEQQKFSTWIFRIGTNHCIDRLRKRKHSAYSLDAEMPDGEGNDYYSMLPGNEETPERLMILSETQIQIRKAIDALPEKYKSVVILRYLQDMSLQEISDVLDMPVTTVKTRVHRGREYLRKKLEQDPSLIED, encoded by the coding sequence GTGAATTCTGTGGAAACACGATTGGCCAAATTAGCCAGAAACGGCGACCGGGGAGCTTTTGCTGAACTGGTGGATCTGTATAAGGATAAAATATATCATCTCGCTTACCGTATGTTGAACAACAAGCATGAGGCTGAGGATGCGGTTCAAGAAACTTTTTTGAGGGTATATACGAACTTGCATAGGTATGATGAGCAGCAGAAATTTTCTACCTGGATCTTTCGAATTGGAACGAATCATTGTATCGATCGCTTGCGCAAACGAAAGCATTCCGCCTATTCACTCGATGCGGAGATGCCGGACGGCGAAGGCAATGATTATTATTCCATGCTGCCTGGAAATGAGGAAACACCGGAAAGACTGATGATCCTGTCTGAAACGCAGATTCAGATCCGCAAGGCCATAGATGCGCTGCCTGAGAAATATAAATCCGTGGTCATCTTGCGGTATTTGCAGGATATGTCGCTGCAGGAGATCAGCGATGTCCTGGATATGCCCGTGACTACCGTAAAAACCAGGGTGCATCGGGGCAGGGAATACTTACGCAAGAAGCTGGAGCAGGATCCGAGCCTAATCGAGGATTAA
- a CDS encoding zf-HC2 domain-containing protein — translation MKCKEALPLMHDYLDGDLSGPEVLKLKEHLIGCTDCHALFKQLERTDAMARALLPAGVPDDLTERIMKGLPPVKKRNAWTQWIRRHPAASVAVVFAAVMFASFMSMWNQGGELMVKGTDLQDVIIQGDTVIVPEGHTVNGNLIVQSGKLQVQGDVKGNLVVIDGSLNLASTAHISGQITHVDAAFGWIWYKLGELVHQFTSSSK, via the coding sequence ATGAAATGTAAGGAAGCCCTCCCGCTCATGCACGATTATCTGGATGGGGATTTATCGGGGCCGGAAGTGTTAAAGTTGAAAGAGCATCTTATCGGGTGTACCGATTGTCACGCCTTATTTAAACAATTGGAGAGAACGGACGCTATGGCGCGTGCGCTCCTCCCTGCAGGTGTACCAGATGATTTAACCGAGCGGATCATGAAAGGTCTGCCTCCCGTGAAGAAGCGCAATGCTTGGACACAGTGGATTCGCAGGCATCCGGCAGCCTCTGTGGCGGTCGTGTTCGCAGCCGTTATGTTTGCAAGCTTTATGTCGATGTGGAATCAGGGCGGAGAGCTGATGGTGAAAGGAACCGATCTCCAGGATGTAATTATCCAAGGAGATACAGTGATTGTCCCCGAGGGGCATACCGTAAATGGAAATCTGATTGTGCAGAGCGGAAAACTGCAGGTGCAGGGGGATGTAAAAGGCAACCTGGTCGTCATCGACGGGTCCTTGAACCTGGCATCTACGGCACATATATCAGGTCAGATCACACATGTGGACGCAGCGTTTGGCTGGATTTGGTACAAACTTGGTGAATTGGTGCACCAATTCACCTCGTCTTCCAAGTAA
- the glmM gene encoding phosphoglucosamine mutase, translating to MGKYFGTDGVRGVANSELTAELAYKIGRCGGFVLTRQAEHPKVVIGRDTRISGPMLEAALVAGLLSIGAHVIRLGVVSTPAVAYLTRRLGADAGVMISASHNPIEDNGIKFFGGDGFKLLDETELEIERLMDAAMDELPRPIAGQIGTVSDDTEAKELYIDFLKSTLSGTFGGYKVVLDCAHGAAYELAPAVFREMGADVITMGAEPDGCNINEGCGSTHPERLREAVVKHGANLGLAFDGDADRLIAVDELGEEVDGDFILSICGDALNRQGKLKHSTIVTTVMSNIGFFKGIEKAGLKATQTAVGDRYVMEEMRKGGYNLGGEQSGHVIFLDYNTTGDGILTGLQLTGTLVHSGKSLSEMKQIMRKYPQVLVNVRVTDKSKLRGNQPIEQAIRKVADELGDNGRVLVRPSGTESLIRVMAEGPDKAQVEAYVNGIVQVIEQQLV from the coding sequence ATGGGTAAATATTTTGGAACAGATGGAGTCAGAGGAGTTGCCAACAGCGAGCTTACAGCTGAACTAGCCTATAAGATTGGCCGCTGCGGCGGATTTGTTTTAACCCGGCAAGCAGAGCATCCGAAAGTTGTGATCGGCCGAGATACTCGAATCTCAGGTCCGATGCTGGAGGCCGCACTTGTGGCCGGATTGTTGTCGATCGGGGCGCATGTGATCAGGCTGGGTGTAGTCAGTACACCGGCGGTCGCTTACTTAACCCGGAGGCTCGGGGCGGATGCGGGCGTGATGATTTCCGCTTCACACAATCCGATCGAGGATAACGGGATCAAGTTCTTTGGCGGCGACGGCTTTAAGCTTCTGGATGAAACGGAGCTGGAGATAGAGCGTTTGATGGATGCCGCGATGGATGAATTGCCAAGACCGATTGCCGGCCAAATCGGCACGGTTTCCGATGACACCGAGGCGAAGGAGCTGTACATCGATTTCTTGAAATCGACGTTATCCGGCACCTTTGGCGGGTACAAGGTGGTTCTGGATTGTGCTCATGGCGCTGCGTATGAGCTGGCTCCTGCCGTGTTCCGCGAGATGGGCGCGGATGTGATCACGATGGGTGCGGAGCCGGATGGCTGCAACATCAATGAGGGCTGCGGTTCGACGCATCCGGAGCGGCTTCGCGAAGCGGTTGTGAAGCATGGGGCGAACCTGGGTCTTGCTTTTGACGGAGACGCGGATCGCTTGATCGCGGTCGATGAGCTTGGCGAGGAAGTCGACGGCGACTTCATCCTCAGCATTTGCGGCGATGCGCTCAATCGCCAGGGCAAGCTGAAGCACAGCACCATCGTGACTACGGTGATGTCGAACATCGGCTTTTTCAAGGGGATTGAAAAAGCCGGTCTCAAGGCGACCCAAACGGCGGTCGGCGACCGTTATGTGATGGAGGAAATGCGCAAGGGCGGGTATAACCTTGGCGGCGAGCAGTCCGGGCATGTGATCTTTCTGGATTACAACACCACGGGTGACGGTATTCTTACAGGGCTGCAGCTCACAGGCACCTTGGTCCATTCGGGCAAGAGCTTAAGCGAAATGAAGCAGATCATGCGGAAGTATCCGCAGGTATTGGTCAATGTTCGCGTGACGGATAAGAGCAAGCTGCGCGGCAATCAGCCGATTGAGCAAGCGATTCGCAAGGTTGCGGATGAGCTGGGCGATAACGGTCGCGTGCTTGTGCGTCCCTCCGGTACGGAGTCGCTGATTCGCGTTATGGCGGAAGGACCGGATAAAGCGCAGGTTGAAGCTTACGTGAATGGGATTGTCCAGGTGATTGAACAACAGCTGGTTTAA
- the glmS gene encoding glutamine--fructose-6-phosphate transaminase (isomerizing): MCGIVGYIGNRNSQEILIEGLKKLEYRGYDSAGVAVFTENGLQVKKAKGRLAVLESQLVLTPLNGTAGIGHTRWATHGKPSDVNSHPHTDNSMKFSVVHNGIIENYMSLKEELTAKGHNFVSETDTEVISHLIADIYDGDIVAAVQKAVTRMTGAYALGVLTEYEPDKLVAVRLASPLIIGVGEGENFIGSDIPAILEHTRNVFILNDNEMAVLTRDGVDLMTLEGNFIAREMFRVDWDIVTAEKAGFDHFMLKEIHEQPKAYRDTMSSRISPEGDRITLNELSMTPEYIKDINRVHIVACGTAYHAGLVGKSVIEKLARIPVEIDVASEYRYRSPIITKDTLVIVVSQSGETADTLAALREARRCGARVLAITNVVGSSVAREADDVITTWAGPEIAVASTKAYTSQLIAFYLLGLHLAQTLGSQTPEFIAEVITAMRHLPEQVETILGQAETIKAFAEEIAVHNDLFFIGRGLDYAVAQEGSLKLKEISYIHSEAYASGELKHGTLALIEEGVPVIALATQRDLLEKTVSNIKEVKARGAHVMGIGVEGEEELKKAVDTMFQIPKTLDVLSPALSVIPLQLLAYYASLARGNDVDKPRNLAKSVTVE; this comes from the coding sequence ATGTGCGGAATAGTTGGCTATATTGGGAATCGGAATTCCCAGGAAATTTTAATTGAAGGACTTAAAAAGCTGGAGTATCGCGGTTATGATTCAGCAGGTGTAGCTGTGTTCACGGAAAACGGGCTGCAAGTCAAGAAAGCCAAAGGACGCCTCGCGGTACTGGAATCCCAATTGGTACTGACCCCTTTAAATGGAACGGCAGGAATTGGACATACTCGCTGGGCGACACATGGTAAGCCTTCCGATGTTAATTCTCATCCACATACGGATAACTCGATGAAGTTTTCAGTCGTGCATAATGGAATTATTGAAAATTATATGTCTTTAAAGGAAGAACTAACCGCCAAAGGTCACAATTTCGTTTCTGAAACGGATACAGAAGTCATATCCCATTTGATCGCCGATATTTATGATGGAGATATCGTGGCTGCTGTGCAAAAAGCGGTTACTCGCATGACCGGCGCTTACGCATTAGGTGTTTTAACGGAATATGAGCCGGACAAACTTGTCGCTGTAAGGCTTGCAAGTCCGCTCATTATTGGAGTGGGTGAAGGCGAGAACTTTATCGGATCCGATATTCCGGCAATTCTCGAGCATACACGCAACGTGTTCATACTTAACGACAACGAAATGGCTGTATTGACCCGCGATGGTGTCGATTTAATGACATTGGAGGGGAATTTTATTGCCCGGGAAATGTTTCGTGTCGATTGGGATATCGTTACTGCAGAAAAAGCCGGGTTTGATCATTTTATGCTGAAAGAAATTCATGAGCAGCCCAAGGCTTATCGGGATACCATGAGCAGCCGTATTTCTCCTGAGGGAGATCGGATTACGTTGAATGAACTTAGCATGACTCCCGAGTATATTAAGGACATCAATCGTGTTCATATTGTAGCTTGCGGAACTGCTTATCATGCAGGCTTGGTCGGTAAATCTGTGATCGAGAAGCTGGCGCGGATTCCTGTAGAAATCGACGTGGCATCTGAGTATCGCTACCGTTCGCCGATTATCACCAAAGATACTCTTGTGATCGTGGTGAGCCAATCAGGGGAGACCGCGGATACCTTGGCTGCTCTACGTGAAGCACGCCGCTGTGGTGCGCGGGTGTTAGCCATCACGAATGTGGTAGGCAGCTCCGTTGCACGTGAAGCCGATGACGTTATTACCACATGGGCAGGACCGGAGATTGCGGTCGCTTCCACAAAGGCTTATACATCACAGCTTATTGCCTTCTATTTGCTGGGTCTGCACTTGGCGCAAACCTTGGGCAGCCAGACTCCAGAGTTTATTGCTGAAGTCATTACTGCCATGAGACATCTTCCCGAACAGGTGGAAACCATACTGGGGCAAGCAGAAACCATCAAAGCTTTTGCTGAAGAAATAGCCGTGCATAACGACTTGTTCTTTATCGGTCGCGGCTTGGACTATGCGGTCGCCCAGGAAGGTTCCTTGAAGCTGAAGGAGATCTCCTACATCCACTCGGAAGCTTATGCCTCCGGTGAGCTGAAGCATGGAACACTGGCGTTGATCGAAGAAGGCGTGCCGGTGATCGCGCTCGCCACACAGCGTGACTTGCTGGAGAAAACGGTCAGTAATATCAAGGAAGTTAAAGCACGCGGAGCCCATGTGATGGGCATTGGTGTTGAAGGTGAAGAGGAATTGAAAAAGGCCGTTGACACGATGTTCCAGATTCCTAAGACTCTGGATGTATTGTCACCAGCGCTTTCCGTGATTCCGTTGCAGTTGCTTGCTTACTACGCTTCGCTGGCAAGAGGCAATGATGTGGATAAACCGCGTAACCTCGCTAAGAGTGTTACGGTTGAGTAA